A region of Streptomyces deccanensis DNA encodes the following proteins:
- a CDS encoding FCD domain-containing protein produces MFTGKGSAGRDLDSARLRAWEVVRDASAQVVRGLSHDLEETAGIPLEWYSVITRLTEAGGTLPQNELLRRSRFSQSGVSRLAKRMEEEGLVERRPSERDRRNLDVVLTEHGQDVYFRVLSVHHSSVQKHFGTRLTDEEAAALTTLMRKVLDEPGAEEAEETATENLEQFLPFGETVLAVTSESTSLRDIAATREALELPLLLDAARHARPSVLNDLGARVLSMSRLTEEPEEFFRAGWELHRQIASCCQNDVLRTLYLNLLDAIESHVERVVPTHNLRQYLYERLAVHARIVDAVASGEPELIEAAARAHDYTPSRLYEAMAYADDRVPLDS; encoded by the coding sequence ATGTTTACGGGGAAGGGCAGCGCGGGACGCGATCTGGACAGTGCACGGCTGAGGGCGTGGGAGGTGGTCCGGGACGCCAGCGCCCAGGTCGTGCGTGGTCTGTCCCATGATCTCGAAGAGACCGCTGGGATCCCGCTGGAGTGGTACTCCGTGATCACCAGGCTGACAGAGGCCGGCGGCACCCTTCCCCAGAACGAACTGCTGCGACGCTCGCGGTTCAGTCAGAGCGGCGTCAGCCGGCTGGCCAAGAGGATGGAGGAGGAAGGGCTGGTCGAGCGCCGTCCCTCGGAGCGCGATCGACGGAACTTGGACGTCGTACTGACCGAGCACGGACAGGACGTCTACTTCAGGGTGCTGTCGGTACACCACTCCTCCGTCCAGAAGCACTTCGGTACACGCCTCACAGACGAGGAGGCTGCCGCGTTGACCACCCTGATGCGTAAGGTGCTCGACGAGCCGGGAGCCGAGGAAGCCGAGGAGACGGCCACCGAAAACCTCGAGCAGTTCCTGCCGTTCGGGGAAACCGTGCTCGCGGTGACGTCCGAATCGACGTCCCTGCGCGACATCGCGGCCACCCGGGAGGCCCTCGAACTTCCCCTGCTTCTCGACGCGGCCCGGCACGCGAGGCCGTCCGTCCTGAACGACCTCGGCGCACGCGTCCTGAGCATGTCGCGACTGACCGAAGAGCCGGAGGAGTTCTTCCGAGCCGGCTGGGAACTGCATCGACAGATCGCGTCCTGCTGCCAGAACGACGTCCTGCGGACGCTCTACCTCAACCTGCTCGACGCGATCGAATCGCACGTGGAACGCGTCGTGCCGACGCACAACCTCCGGCAGTACCTCTACGAGCGTCTCGCCGTCCACGCCCGCATCGTCGACGCGGTGGCGAGCGGAGAACCCGAACTGATCGAAGCGGCAGCGCGAGCCCATGACTACACCCCCTCTCGGCTGTACGAGGCGATGGCCTACGCCGACGACCGAGTCCCGCTCGACTCCTAG